DNA from Xanthomonas hyacinthi:
CGCAGCCTGCACCTGCCGCTGGTGGTCGGCGTCGCCGATGCGCTGCAGAAGATCAACGACGGCGACGTGCTGATCGTGGACGGCGTGCAGGGCGCGGTGATGGTCGAACCCACGCCCGAGGACCTGCGCGACTACCGCACCCGCGTGCGCGACCAGGCCAGGCTGCAGCGCGGCCTCGGCAAGCTGCGCTGCAAGCCCAGCCGCACCCTGGACGGGGTCGATATCGTGCTGCTGGCCAATGCCGAGTCGCGCGACGACGTGGCCCGCGCGCATGCGCTCGGCGCCGACGGCCTGGGCCTGTACCGCACCGAATTCCTGTTCCTGCAGCGCGACGCGCTGCCCGACGAAGAAGAACAGTTCCGCACCTACCGCGACGCGGTACTCGGCATGAGCGGGCGGCCGGTGACGATCCGCACCCTGGACCTGGGCGCGGACAAGGCCGACCGCACCGGCCTGACCATCGGCAACGAGCAGAACCCGGCGTTGGGCCTGCGCGGCGTGCGCCTGTCGCTGGCCAGGCCCAAGGTCTCGGACACGCAGCTGCGCGCGATCCTGCGCGCGTCCGGCTACGGCCCGGTGCGCGTGCTGGTGCCGATGATCAGCACGCGCGAGGAGATCATGGCGATGCGCCGGCATCTCAAGCGCAGCGCCGCGCAGCTGCGCCGCGAAGGCCACGTCATCGCCGAGCAGGTGCAGCTCGGCGCGATGATCGAGGTGCCGGCCGCGGCGATCGCGCTGGACACCTTCATCGACGCCATCGACTTCCTGTCGATCGGCACCAACGACCTGGTGCAATACCTGCTCGCCGCCGATCGCAACAACGAAGCGCTGGGCGAACTGTATTCGCCGCTGCACCCGGCGGTGCTGCGCCTGATCGCGCAGGTCATCGCCACCGGCCAGGCCCACGCCAGGCCGGTGGCGGTGTGCGGCGAAATCGCCGGCGATCCGGCACTGACGCCGATCCTGCTGGCGCTGGGCCTGCGCGAGTTCAGCCTGCACCCGGCGACGATGCTGGAAGTGCGCCGGGTGATCCGCGACACCGACCTGCAGGCGCTGCGCCTGCGCGGCGCCAGGCTGCTGCAGGCGCGCGATCGCAAGGGGATCGAGCGCTGGTTGGCCGGTTGATTGGGAGCCGGGATTGGGGATTGGGGATGACCAGCCGTTCGGCTGTGGAAAAGCCGGGATTGCAGAATGCGGGCCGCGGTATCCGCGGCCAAGCGGCTTGATGAAAAAATCGCCAACCCTCTCAGCAGAAACCGCAAAGCCCCTGCAGCCCCTCCCACAGAAAAGCCCACGCAAGTCGCGCGCTCGCGCAAACTCCCAATCCCCAATCCCCGCCCGCTGTGCTTCCCGCAACATGCAAGCGATAATGTCGCGATGAACATCTGACCGACCGCGAGCCTTCGGCGCGCGGCCTTCCCCTTTCAGGAGCAGCGCATGGCCGATGCCGTCCGCCACGACAAGACCGCGCGGCAGCTGCGTTTGCTGTCCGATGCGCTGGACAGCGGGCGCCTGGGCCCGGTACGGCGGCTGGTCAATACGCTGGCACCGGCCGAGATCGGCAACCTGCTCGAGTCGCTGCCGCCCGGCAAGCGCGTGGTGGTGTGGGGCCTGGTGGATCCGGAAGACGACGGCGAAGTGCTGCTGCACGTCGGCGAGGAAGTGCGCGAAAGCCTGCTCGCGGACATGGACCCGGACGAGATCATCGCCGCGGTCGAAGACCTGGACATCGACGACCTGGCCAATCTGGTCGAGGATCTGCCCGACACGGTCATCGACGAAGTGCTCAAGTCGATGGACCGCGAGAACCGCGAGCGCCTGGAGCAGGTGCTGTCCTATCCCGAGGACAGCGCCGGGCGCCTGATGAACCCGGACGTGGTCACCGTGCGCGCCGACGTCAACGTCGACGTGGTGCTGCGCTACCTGCGCCTGCGCGGCGAACTGCCGGACCACACCGATCACCTGTTCGTGGTCAGCCGCCGTCATCAGTACCTGGGCCGGGTGTCGCTGGCCGCGCTGGTCACCCACGAGGATTCCACCCCGATCAACCGACTGATCGACGACGAGCAGCCGGCCATCGACGTGGGCGAAGGCGCCGACGAGGTCGCCCGGCAGTTCTCCGACCACGACTGGATCTCCGCGCCGGTGGTGGACGACAACAACATCCTGCTCGGCCGCATCACCATCGACGACGTGGTCGACATCATCCGCGACCAGGCCGAACACCAGGCGATGAGCGCCGCCGGCCTGGACGAGGACGAGGACATGTTCAGCCCGGTGCGGCGCGCGTTCCGGCGCCGCCTGCTGTGGCTGACCATCAACCTCGGCACCGCGTTCATCGCCTCCAGCGTGGTCAGCCAGTTCGAGGGCACCATCTCCAGGCTGGTGGCGCTGGCCGCGCTGATGCCGATCGTGGCCGGCATGGGCGGCAACGCCGGCACCCAGGTGCTGGCGCTGATGGTGCGCGGCCTGGCGCTGGGCCAGATCGGCG
Protein-coding regions in this window:
- the ptsP gene encoding phosphoenolpyruvate--protein phosphotransferase, which codes for MSLRIAGHGASRGNALGRARVRLPHALEVAEQRIGAAQIPAELERLHLAVNAAREEMHGLRQRLHGALAKEVGEFLDLHALLLDDPELLHGLDELIRTGRYSADYALRLQRDRLATVFNAMEDAYLKSRMDDLDHVIGRIHAFLQKRQPDSAGLAGEILVCENVAPSELAQLQAQGVVGIVTSAGSALSHSAILARSLHLPLVVGVADALQKINDGDVLIVDGVQGAVMVEPTPEDLRDYRTRVRDQARLQRGLGKLRCKPSRTLDGVDIVLLANAESRDDVARAHALGADGLGLYRTEFLFLQRDALPDEEEQFRTYRDAVLGMSGRPVTIRTLDLGADKADRTGLTIGNEQNPALGLRGVRLSLARPKVSDTQLRAILRASGYGPVRVLVPMISTREEIMAMRRHLKRSAAQLRREGHVIAEQVQLGAMIEVPAAAIALDTFIDAIDFLSIGTNDLVQYLLAADRNNEALGELYSPLHPAVLRLIAQVIATGQAHARPVAVCGEIAGDPALTPILLALGLREFSLHPATMLEVRRVIRDTDLQALRLRGARLLQARDRKGIERWLAG
- the mgtE gene encoding magnesium transporter, which translates into the protein MADAVRHDKTARQLRLLSDALDSGRLGPVRRLVNTLAPAEIGNLLESLPPGKRVVVWGLVDPEDDGEVLLHVGEEVRESLLADMDPDEIIAAVEDLDIDDLANLVEDLPDTVIDEVLKSMDRENRERLEQVLSYPEDSAGRLMNPDVVTVRADVNVDVVLRYLRLRGELPDHTDHLFVVSRRHQYLGRVSLAALVTHEDSTPINRLIDDEQPAIDVGEGADEVARQFSDHDWISAPVVDDNNILLGRITIDDVVDIIRDQAEHQAMSAAGLDEDEDMFSPVRRAFRRRLLWLTINLGTAFIASSVVSQFEGTISRLVALAALMPIVAGMGGNAGTQVLALMVRGLALGQIGASNFAVLLRKELAVALINGLALGIGLGLIVLAWFKQPLLSLVIGSALTINLLTAALGGVLVPLTLKRLGFDPALAGGVILTTLTDVMGFLSFLGLATLVLL